Proteins found in one Pogoniulus pusillus isolate bPogPus1 chromosome 36, bPogPus1.pri, whole genome shotgun sequence genomic segment:
- the LOC135190519 gene encoding protein-arginine deiminase type-1-like: MARKQQQQQPGTVHTQPGEHPRVPQGLASMAQQRRVQLSTQRPTSTVCVLGTELSLDICGSAPKDAVAFHVQGTPGVKLYVVHETHSVKLPSLVGRWPLAAGAEVLLAMDTISKDVGDEKVRVSYFGESGGVPIGRAMLYLTCVEVSLDADTSRSGAVSRTLLDKASWTWGPDGHGAILLVNCDRDEPRARAPGSRTPDSLDTAIRSYADLKDMSQLVLRTRGPRTIFTGHRLVLHTDYSNAHRVGVFYSGNSVALEDYKHVLGGLKLAYTIKPSRHQDESIFYVEGLAFPDVDFSGLVAFHVTLLESPEKGLLETPIFTDTVVFRVAPWIMTPNTLTPLEVFVCSVKNNEGFVAAVRAMAENAKCPLTVCPPLENRQDRWIQDEVEFGYIQAPHKTFPVVFDSPRDGGLMDFPIKSILGPDFGYVARQAPEGASGLDSFGNLEVSPPVSVQGKEYPLGRILIGSSFPRFGGRRMAKAVKDFLFAQQVQAPVELFSDWLHVGHIDEFLTFVPAPDRKAFRLLLASPSACYQLLKEKQEEGFGEAAMFEGLQKASKPTISEILANEELRKFNAYVQSCINWNRDILKRCLGLAEQDIIDLPQLFHGKVDSGAEAFFPDMVNMLVLGKHLGIPKPFGPVVGGQCCLEGKVRALLEPLGLTCTFIDDFYSYHVLLGEVHCGTNVRRKPFSFKWWHMVP, translated from the exons ATggccaggaagcagcagcagcagcagcctggcactgtgcaCACCCAGCCCGGAG AGCACCCAAGGGTGCCCCAGGGGCTTGCCAGCATGGCCCAGCAGCGCCGAGTCCAGCTCTCCACCCAGCGTCCCACCAGCACCGTCTgtgtgctgggcactgagctctccctggacaTCTGTGG ctctgcacccaaGGATGCTGTTGCCTTCCACGTGCAGGGGACCCCAGGTGTGAAGCTCTATGTGGTGCATGAGACACACAGCGTCAAGCTGCCCTCCCTCGTGGGCCGCTGgcccctggctgctggagctgaggtgctgctggccaTGGACACCATCAGCAAGGACGTGGGGGATGAAAAG GTCAGAGTGTCCTATTTTGGGGAGTCTGGAGGGGTGCCCATAGGCAGAGCCATGCTGTACCTCACCTGTGTGG AGGTCTCACTGGACGCTGACACCAGCCGCAGTGGCGCAGTGAGCAGGACGCTGCTGGACAAG GCCAGCTGGACGTGGGGCCCTGACGGGCACGGGGCCATCCTGCTGGTGAACTGCGACCGCGATGAGCCCAGGGCCAGGGCGCCGGGAAGCAGGACGCCAGACAGCCTGGACACCGCCATCCGCTCCTACGCCG ACCTGAAGGACATGTCCCAGCTGGTGCTGCGCACCCGAGGCCCCCGCACCATCTTCACCGGCCACCGCCTGGTCCTGCACACGGACTACAGCAACGCCCACAGGGTTGGGGTCTTCTACAGTGGCA ACAGCGTGGCACTGGAGGACTACAAGCACGTGCTGGGGGGCCTGAAGCTTGCCTACACCATCAAACCCAGCCGGCACCAGGACGAGAGCATCTTCTACGTGGAGGGCCTCGCCTTCCCCGACGTCGACTTCTCAGGGCTGGTGGCTTTCCATGTGACGCTGCTGGAGAGCCCAGAGAAG GGTTTGCTGGAGACTCCCATTTTCACCGACACCGTAGTTTTCCGCGTGGCTCCCTGGATCATGACCCCCAACACTTTGACGCCGCTGGAGGTCTTTGTCTGCAG CGTGAAAAACAACGAGGGCTTTGTGGCAGCCGTGCGTGCCATGGCCGAGAATGCCAAGTGCCCGCTCACCGTCTGCCCGCCGCTGGAGAACCGCCAGGACCGCTGGATCcag gatgaggtCGAGTTTGGCTACATCCAAGCTCCCCACAAGACCTTCCCTGTGGTCTTCGACTCGCCTCGCGACGGCGGGCTGATGGATTTCCCCATCAAGAGCATCCTG GGCCCTGACTTTGGCTACGTGGCCAGGCAGGCACCAGAGGGTGCTTCTGGCCTGGATTCCTTTGGGAATTTGGAGGTGAGCCCCCCGGTGTCGGTGCAGGGCAAGGAGTACCCCTTGGGACGCATCCTGATCGGCAGCAGCTTCCCCAG ATTcggtggcaggaggatggccAAAGCTGTCAAGGACTTTCTCTTTGCCCAGCAAGTGCAGGCTCCAGTGGAGCTCTTCTCTGACTGGCTCCACGTTGGCCACATAGATGAGTTCCTCACCTTCGTCCCTGCTCCTGATAGGAAG gCTTTTCGGCTGCTCTTGGCCAGCCCCAGTGCCTGCTACCAGCTCCTCAAGGAGAAGCAAGAGGAAGGCTTTGGTGAGGCTGCCATGTTTGAAG gactGCAGAAGGCCTCCAAGCCGACGATCAGTGAGATCCTGGCCAACGAAGAGCTGAGGAAATTCAATGCCTATGTTCAG agctgcatcaACTGGAACAGAGACATCCTGAAGCggtgcctggggctggctgagcaggACATCATTGACCTCCCCCAGCTCTTCCACGGCAAGGTGGATAGCGGTGCCGAAGCCTTCTTCCCAGACATG GTGAACATGCTGGTGCTGGGCAAGCACCTGGGCATCCCCAAACCCTTTGGCCCGGTGGTGGGTGGGCAGTGCTGCctggaggggaaggtgagggcactgctggagcccctgggcctcACCTGCACCTTCATTGATGACTTCTACTCCTACCATGTCCTCCTGGGAGAGGTCCACTGTGGCACCAACGTCCGCCGTAAGCCCTTCTCCTTCAAGTGGTGGCACATGGTGCCCTGA